The genomic segment TTGTCATTTTGTCTGATTTTCTATCCCTATTCTGTCAGTTACTGTGTCTGACCTAGAAAAGTCTATATTAATAAACTTTGTTCATACCAAGTGTGAGCATGTCTGTGTAGTCTTAATATCATTAGAGTTTTAATCCTCCCACCTTTTGATGGAAGTATTTGTGGTCATAATAGTGCAGTGGTTCTCCATCAAGCAAGATCTGCCCCTGCCCCTCCTGAGGTTCATACAGCCTCTTCAGGAGACTGACACAGGAAGTCTTTCCACTTCCAGAGGGACCCACCAGGGCCGTCATCTTCCCTGGCTGCAGTTCCATACACACTGACTGAACAGAATATGTTAGTGATGTAATTTTCCACTTGTGGCCTGTCCAACATTGAATTACTGTTTAACATCATTCCTAGTACAACGTACATGCTGCAGTGTACACTGTCAAACAGTTACCTTCAGAGCTGGTTTATCCTCTGACGGGTATGTGAAGGTGACGTTTTGGAAAACTATTTTTCCCTGCAGCTTCTCAGGAACTAACTCTCCCGCCTTCTTCCACTTTGGTTTCCTGTCAAGATAGCTGAACACTTTGGAGATGACTCCAACTGTGGATGCCGTTTCTCCATATGCATACAAAATCTCctgtaatgaaaaatatttgtcAAGACCAGTCATTACACATATTTTACAGCTcaaatacacagagaaaaatgtgcaGTATAAACATTTGGATAATTTAGCTCACCCTCAAATTGACTGACATGGGCTTCTGGTACAAGTAAAAGGACAAAAGGCTGCCAATGCTGAGGTGACCAGACAACATGAGACTGCGGGCCTGTACCAGCATGAGGATCTTTATCCCAAGACTCACCAGCTGGATGGAAAGCGTGCACAGAGAGAAATTAGTCAGACATTAGTTTAATAACTTCTGTGATTATTCCTAACTTATTTTCCcatattttccctttttctgcTGGATATGCGCCTCCATGTATTTCACTACTGCCAACTTACCCTCCGTACTAAGAGGAAGACAGCGCTGTAGATTCCTGACTGTCTCTTGACCTGGCACAGCTCATCCAGAGCCTCATTGTACCTCCTCAGTTCATCTTTCTCGCCTTTAAAGCTGCGAACTGTACAAATCCCACTGACTGTTTGGAAAGCCAGATCTTTGTTCTGAGCATGACAGTCCTGGgttttctccttcagctcctgtTTGACAAAGAATACAGACAAATTCATTCAATGTTTTCTAATGCTGACTGTTAAGAGGAACATTGAAACAATATCCTCACACGTACCCTGGTCAATGTGATGTATTTGTTCTGCAGTAGAGCCAACAGCGGCATCTCTATGCAGGTGAGCACAGTTAGCTCCCAGGACAGACCTAACATCACTTTGAGCATGAGGCAGGTTTTGACAGTGCTGCGAACCAGTGCGTTGGCGTTCAGTGCTACTGTGCGTCCCATTCTGTCGACATCAGAGTGCAGGCGGGAAGAAAGACGTCCTAGGTAATGGTATAGAGTTGAACAAGAATTAGTTTGTCAAACTGGTCCCACTTTCCAATAGGAAACACTTTTTACAGATTTAATAAACTGTAGTTTTAATGTACTTTTCCAGGGTTTGGACCAGTACACCccattttaaatgaaaggaaaatgCTACAGCAACACTTTGCTTTAAACTTcatattaaatttttttttttttgcaaaaatcAGACATAAATTGAACACACTGTACTGAAAACCCAGCAGTTTTAGCAGCACTTAACAAACTCATGTTTTAATCTAAGTCTAGTTTATCATTGAGGTGTCTGTCACTGGTAAGATTGAGATCCATTTACACTCTAAATAGACCAATCAGACGAGAGTtaaaatacagaacacagtCTAATACTTGCATACAGaagacacacaataaaaatattattatatacacatacaaaccTTTTTCTCCAACACCAGTGTTTGACCTCACTAATACTCGTGTCTGTTTGGGAGCAGAATCCCTTTCACTAACTTGTGAAAAACCTTTTAAGGCAGTGCAGCTTGTTATAGCACCAGGCTAATGCCCATAATTGGATAGATAAAATGATAAACAATCATATGTGAGTGTTCTAAGTGTATGTCCATGCACTGTTTGGCATACAGTGAATCTTTTGACACCGtaaatcacaacattttaactagtcaaatatgtttatatgttctTCTCACCGGGGTTGTTATCCTCAAAGAAATGCACTTCCTGCTGCAGTAGGGTGTGAAAAAGCAAATGCTTCAGTCTCTTGTTTAGTCTGGCGAGAGCACACATGAATATGCCTCCTCGCATACCGGAGAACAGAGCGCtgttaaagagacagagaaataaggttatttattttaaatcactgGAACCAATCAGATTTTAGCAGTTATGTCAATGATGGCAGCAAAGGGAGAAGATCTTCAAAAGGTTTTATTACCTTCCAAGAGAGATAAGTGCCAGCTGCCCGATTGCATAATAGAAGCTGGGTTGAAGCACTTGACCTCTTAGCATATCAATTACTATCCCCTGATACAGTGGGATAAAAGTATCACCTGTTAAGGGAAATATATATCATGAATTAAGTAAACATCAGTTTGAAATTATGTGCAGCATTTGAACTATACCATAGAATATCAATACACTTACAGACAACTCCTAAGATGAGAAAACTAAAAGCTGCAATTAGGTAAAGGGAATCTGGTTTGAAGTATTTCAACACCCTCACGAGCAACTGCCTGGCATTTTGGTCGTTGTTGTCCTTCACCTTTCCATCAGCACAGAGGCCCTTCTCCCAAATTACACATGCCAGCGATGAAGACATCAGCcccagcagcaccatgctgaaGTCATAAGGTGGTCCCATGTAAGTCTCTGAGGGAGGCATCATTAGGATCCGTCCACTTTCAAACACAGGAGTAAGAAGGCAGACGAGGATTACCAACCGACTGAGCTCACCCGGGGGCTTTCCATCAGTCAGTACACGGGTGAAAACGTGGAGAATAGCCCACTTTACTGCCCCAAACACCCATACTCCTGCCAGTCCTCCACAGGTGGAGCACTTCAAGAGCACCAGTCCAACCCACAGTGCCAAACACAATACTGCATCAAAAAAAAGGATGAACAATCCACAAACTAGAACTTCCTTCATTTTCCTCTGGGGGATGATCAGACTGCAGGAGGCAGAATCGGATCctaaaacaagaaatattattGTTTAACAGTGATTAGCTGTGAATACTCCGAGTGATTACAAAGTACATTTAATACTTAAGTATAGTAATGTACTACTATACTAGTAGTGTTTTGTGAAAGAGGCATAAAGTggcatgcaaataaaaaaaatacttcctttaaagacacaaaaaagtttaaatgttagTATAAACCATTGAAAGGGGTCATTTTGAAAGAGTGCCTTTACTTTCATTACATtattacacacatacatcaacGCCATGCCATGCAAAGTCATGTAGCATgccaatatttattttaaatctctttttaaGTGTTGAGACCTTTAAGCAAGTGTAACAATACAACAATTTAGAAACAAGTTTCCTGCAAACATGGTTTTACAAGCAGAAAATTAGAAGTGTAGGAGCTAAATGAACATAAAGTACTACAAATAAAAGTACTCTATGAAAAGCAGAGTGTCAACATTAGATCAGTGAATTACTTTTACTGATGTGTACAACATTAAGGCGTTTAAAGCTACGTGCTGTTGATTAACAATCACATTACTTTAGCATCTTTCTGTACCCACTGCAGCTAGCTAGTGTACAAAATTCAAATAACACGTCGTATTAACACGTTTATCGCTGCTGCTCTTACTACTGTTTAATATTTAGCAAAACGAGTGTGCAACATATCTAATAGCCACGAACTTGAGGTTTTCGTGCctaatttatttcactttatttaactCACCGCCTGTTTGTCCACCAACAGTCCACAAGCTAGCGGTGACTATCAGGTGCAGCGCTAGCTAACTAAAACTGTGGTTTTGCTTTTGGTTTCACTTTCAATTTATGACGCTCGTACGCCCGACACGAAATAACAGCACACGAAACATAAAACACAGGCTTCATTTGAACTATTTTCCTTTTCTATAAATGTTCGTGACAGTTTTAAAACTCGACTCGTCCACTTTACAAGTTATCATTTCGTTGTCATTTCACGTAACGGTCACAAGATGGCGGCAGCTCCCGTCTGTGTTTACTTTACTGTTCGGTTTCCGGTAAACGTCTTCTTTCAAAATAATGGCATCTTGTAACAGCGCACAAATCCTCCACTGAGGACTGAGTCTCTGGACATAAACACTGCTCAGACAGGCTCCTgataaactaaatatatattataaaataagtATTTCAGGCCCTGTTGATATATGTGCTGTTGATGTGAAAGTGAGAATCTATTCCTGCCTCATATATAACATTGTTGCACGTTCTATTAATAACACTAAAAGCAAATGTTGGTGAGTGCACaccagaaaaaactaaattatttaaaatttacacatttaaacttagttacacactgtatatacactgtacTCAaactttcaaataaatatttctggGGAAAAAATACCACATTCCCTTGTGAACTGTGTAAAAATGGCTGTCCTGGATATACTGTGTAGTGTTACTGCTGCAGTTTTGAATGGCTGTAATTTCCACAGctgtttccattttctttactttaactCAGCTACATTTAAGAAGGAAATGTTAGATTTTTTTACCCCACCTAAAATGCCACAGTTCCAGCCTTTCACATGTGACTGATTTGCTGCTTTCACATCTAATAAATACACTAGGTTGATTTATTTGATGTACAGTTTTGAGCTGAATGCAAAGTTAAGTGAAGTGtaagttttatgttttatatgtaaTGATCAGTCAGACAGTCATAATCCATGAAATCATTCCTCTTATAAAATTCAATCATCTTTTTTGAGGTAATGTACATTTTGGATTCACACAAAGACAACTTTGatatttaaacctttattttctccttggataatatatatgtataaataaagataataaaagtaatttgatTTGGCCCAAAGCAAAACAAGCCTCTAAAAACGACCCGTCTATTAAACGTCCTTTCGTTATACTTGTGTTCACTGCAGTGTAGCTTATAtctaaaatgtatatttaacttTCAGCTTTGTTCAAACCTTTACAGTTGCTGTGATTCcctcattgtttatttattaaagaaaagttTGTCACATAAAATCAGCACTTCTCAGTTGATACAGGTGACTTGTTCGCTCCCCAGTGCTTTTGAAATGTTCCTCTCAAGCTGACATACACCTTGAAATCACCTGCTTCTACCATTTGTGCTCCTGAAACGGTATGATTCTCAGGTGGTTGTTGATTATCTTTGAGAAATACACCAATTATGCAAAAAGGCACTGATCAGTTTAGGAATGAAAAGCATGCATATGAAACTATTTTATGGATTATAAAGATGTCAAATAAGATCTCTAAAAGAAGCAGACTATGATTTTCTACATGCTGTTCCAATAAATTAAAGGTCTACTGTAACAGTTCATTAATTACTGATAATTAAATGGTGATTCTGAtattttcaacaacaaatcCCATCAAAAAGACCAAAACCCACAATGAATTTATCTAAACTCTGATATATAAATAATTGATCTGTGCCACTGTTACAAACACCCTCCTCCTTCCACAAATACtcacaatacaaatacaaacatggaGTGCAATCACTGCTACCGTGACTTATAAAAACACTCACGCAGTGTCAGTGAACCGTGTTCATAAGCAGCAAAAAAGTGCCATCGCTTTTTCTTGCAACGGTAATTGTGCAatatctctgctgctgtgagctTTTTACGCAAACGTCATGTTGTTCTGCTATGCATGCCCTCATGTATAACTTAGCAAGGTCCCTAAATTAGAGCTACATACCAACATTCCTCAGTCTGAGGGAAGTACTTTGATGACTGATCAAAAAAGAAGTCCACTATCCATGGATCCTCTAATCAGAGTGTAGGCAGCAAATGAGGCAGGAGGCACCAGCTGATAGTCAAACAGTGGCAGATACAGACAGATACAGGAACTTTATTCATTTCTACACAAATGATAAGAGACTGAAAAGAATTTCCATTCAGCCACGAGAAGCTGTGTGAAATATCACCTGCTGTTTACAGTGGTGCTGCAACGGGACATTTTggaaacatgcacaaacagcaCACGTGGCATGTGTTTCTGATTTTGGAGTGGATCCACCAACAGAGATCACAGGAGGCTTGAGGTGGCGATTATTGCCTAATCCTAAGGCACTAAGTTGACAAGCATTAACACCTCTATTATGTTGTGctcaaataaatgtgttgtaaaTCAAAATGCTTCACGTTTAGTTACAAACTGTAAGTCTGGGACCATGAGATATTCCAGAATAATAGTTCTGCTAGATCTAATATCTAGATCTAGACATAGTTTGTCTCCAGGTATCCAGAGTGACCACTACACATCTGATTCTTGCGTCGagttgtattaaaatgtttctctgacaACATTGTAAGGCTTAAGTCGATATCACAAGCTTCCTTTTAGTGTTAGATAGACATTTGAATACATGTTTGAAGTGAACAAGCTTTAGGAAAAGTTCTATTCATGGCCAGTATGAACAGGAGGAGTGATAACAGGATGAACTACCTGACTAATGGTTCAACACAAACCTAAAATATTGTGAACCtgctatttatattttatatactgatacatgaacacaaatgtcagACTGAAGAATGATGAGGTGACAGTAAATGTTTGCAGTTGAGTGCGATTATCACGTCAGACTtgacaaaatactgtacaatgaAAGCTGCCATGTGAAGTCTTCTTTGGGTCCTCAGCATGATGGGAACTCAAAGAAACCAGCGAAGACAAATAACATGCAGAGAACAGGAAGAACTGGGGGTTAGTGGCCCTCTTTAACTATGCTAACACTATGTCATTTTGGTCTtctgggatttgttgacaaaaagaaaatatattcataaGACTAAATATTAAGATCAGCcttcttctttacctctttgGATCCACCTGCtactccactgtgttttcatcactttAACCCATCTGATATTAGTTTGTTTCAAAGCACTTTATCGTCTCGAACTCGCCCTGTGTATCTGTAAACTCATCATGTACTAATATGATATTCCAGCAGTTATCTAGAAATGATTTTTGTGgtttctttaacagaaggatTGTGTTCGTATCCTAGTGTGAGATAcctcatatacagtatgattgTGTGATCAGCAGcattttacaataaacagtACCATCACATTGTAGTTGTAAGTGCACATCTATTCATTTTGGTATGTAAGATCAAGTGTTGAACCAAAGTCTAACTGCACAAATGATTCCTAGTATATTTGCTTTGACTTTTGTGGTGCGTCAGATGGCTCAGGTTCATTATCTGGTGCATTTGAAACACTAGGAATTATTTGCAAATTTGTTTGTAATGTGTGTTCAGGGTGACGCACAGTGAAAGCAGGTTCATATGCTGGTGTTATTCTCCACCCCGTTAGCTGAGGTCTTCTCTTTGTCTCCGTCTATGGACAAGCTGCTGTACTGACAGTCGGGAGCTACATCGACAGTAGGTCTGGCTGGGTCGGGCAGAGCGGATGGTTGACCCTGCTTTAATGCCTTCCTATCCTTTTTATCCAGCCAGTAAAATGACACTATGAGGAACACGGCAGATGAGGCAACAACGGCACTGCAGGCAAAGAAGACGTGGTAATACAGGCCTGTTCTGTCAACCAGGATTCCTGCAACAAGAAAAATCATCAATaagtatttgacattttatcatttattattgaaTACATTTTCCTGTAATTTCCTTCAAAATAACTGATATGCCATTATTATGTAGTGTGGTTCTAATTACAGAAATGAATTGGTGCAGCTCCACCTAGTGAATTCCATTTGATTATATTCTTATGGACTTTACGTAGAGCACTTGTTCCCAGCATGAGGCTCAACTCAGATGAATAACAGGAAAGCAAAGAAGAACTATATTTCTAGTAAACGTAAAACTACTTGTTTCTTCAAATTTTCaactcctgttttttttttattataaaatacagaattaaATTAAGTACATGTTTGAAAATTATTCAAACATTAGGAAAACCACTGGTCACAGCTGCTACATGAATACAGTCAATAACACGGTGTTAAATTCCTTTGTATTAGGGGTTAATAAGTCAAATAGTTTGGGCACCACTCACCTAGAACGTTTTTTGTCgtaaaaatggaaaatttgCCAACAAGCAAGCATATGTTCAGAAAAGCACCAGCTGTTTATAACTAACACAAATAGCTGTCAGAACTTTGTCTGTATTGATCTATGATTAGCAATAAATGACGTTATGCTGTTTAAAGTGATTTGTCTTCTTCAGCTGACAAGTGACTGTCAACCCGTTAAGCTCCAAAATTAACATGTGTACACTTTGTTCATTGATAACGAACTGCTCCCAGTTGTGTGACCATTACATTTCCTGCATGTGTAAACTGATGCTGTAGTGACCTGTCACTGTGGTTACATCACTGCCCAGCTACAGTACATCATCAAACACTAAAACGGGGAAGCAGCCCTGTCATCTGAGACAGGGGCTCTGCCCTTTTCCCACTCTGACGCCACTGACCTCCACTCCTCCTGAATGAAGCTCagacagtttgtacagtttgttctgtgtgtacCAGCCAAACTGACTGAGAACATACTGTTATTTACGGAGCCAGCCGTGAGAAGGTGGGGCTGGTCTTACTATTGCTGTATTTCTGCCATCCACAGAACATGTGTGCCAAAAGCTcatgaaacacacacgcagaacAGTGTCACCTGTGCTTTTTAATTAAGCAGcaaaaaattaaatcagatgGTGGTGAAAGAGTTggataatataaaatatagttttatatcTCTGTGAACTTTAACTAGCAGTGTGACTCATGCCCACCTGTCCATAGCTTTAAGATTATAGGGCCTAGTATACTGTGCCCTACATTCCTACCATATCTTTCCCCTCAATCTCTTACTCTTCTTGCTCTCTGAGTTCACATTACCTGCTAGTGGGGGCCCGATGAGCAGCGTGATGCTCTCCATGATAGCAAGCAGGCCCAGAGCTGAAGGAAAGCGGCTCATCTCCACTGTATCCATGAGCACAGTGAACATCAGGGAGCCCACCACACTCATGGACAGCCCATAGGTCACAACATaagtcagcagcacagagaagcTGGGCCCGATGCAGCAGATACTGTTACTGAGCCCGTTGACGATCAGAGCTGAAGCAAATATATAAACATGGCGCCCTTTAAACCAGGGCATGTTGAAAATGATGCCAACGGGCGGCCTCACCACAATGTTAACAATACCCAGGATAGAGAGCAGCAGCGCGGCCTGGTCCTGGCCCATGTCGTTTGCTGTGGCGTAGGGAACCAAATAAACCAAGGGCACCACAAACCCAAGCATCATCCAGGTGATGCCTATTGAATACACACAATAACGGCGGTTGTTGCAGAACTGATCAAACGCCATGTGTTTGCTCAGAGAAGCCACCAGGCTGCTGCATATTCTTCTGCATGTTCTAGCCCTCATATTGTCCTTCCTCACATGCTCCTTCTCTGGCGGATGCGGTCCATGGTTCATCAGCGGCTGACCTCGGTGCTTGAAAGGCTGCAGGGGCCTCATCACTGCTCCGCACACACAGCAGTTAAGCAGTACAGCCCCCAAAATAAGAAAGCTTCCCCTCCATCCGAACTCTGTGTGGAGGTAGTTACCCAGGATAGGCAGAGCGCAGAGGCCCAGGGCTGTGCCTGTGGAGGACATAGCATTGGCAAAAACACGACGACGCACAAAGTAGTGTCCCAGGATGGTCACAGCTGGCTGAAAGCTGAAGCAGAAACCGAGGCCTGAAACAAAGCAACcagacagaaaatgatgtgTAGAAATGTTGTGCAGTACTTAGATGAATTCTGTACAACCCccaatgtaaatgtactgtaacatgAGCAGTAATAATACGTTTTTTATAAAATTCTAAGCAAAGCTTAActtatttaaaagcaaaaacaaagataaaaaacacactgagttCACCTTGAGATTTGATCAACTGTATTTACAATA from the Anabas testudineus chromosome 19, fAnaTes1.2, whole genome shotgun sequence genome contains:
- the tap2t gene encoding antigen peptide transporter 2 — encoded protein: MKEVLVCGLFILFFDAVLCLALWVGLVLLKCSTCGGLAGVWVFGAVKWAILHVFTRVLTDGKPPGELSRLVILVCLLTPVFESGRILMMPPSETYMGPPYDFSMVLLGLMSSSLACVIWEKGLCADGKVKDNNDQNARQLLVRVLKYFKPDSLYLIAAFSFLILGVVCDTFIPLYQGIVIDMLRGQVLQPSFYYAIGQLALISLGSALFSGMRGGIFMCALARLNKRLKHLLFHTLLQQEVHFFEDNNPGRLSSRLHSDVDRMGRTVALNANALVRSTVKTCLMLKVMLGLSWELTVLTCIEMPLLALLQNKYITLTRELKEKTQDCHAQNKDLAFQTVSGICTVRSFKGEKDELRRYNEALDELCQVKRQSGIYSAVFLLVRRLVSLGIKILMLVQARSLMLSGHLSIGSLLSFYLYQKPMSVNLREILYAYGETASTVGVISKVFSYLDRKPKWKKAGELVPEKLQGKIVFQNVTFTYPSEDKPALKSVCMELQPGKMTALVGPSGSGKTSCVSLLKRLYEPQEGQGQILLDGEPLHYYDHKYFHQKMALVSQNPVLFSGSLRYNIEYGLNDCTFEKVEEAAKRTNADGFISDLENGYDTDIGECGRKLSAGQKQCLAIIRALVRDPQVIILDEATSKLDVEAQHTVLQEILACGRTVLVVAHQLKTVEKADHIIFLERGAVVEQGTHQELMAKRGRYYRLKEELFSQQS
- the slc16a5a gene encoding monocarboxylate transporter 6, with the translated sequence MTPRNGTRGTNDRHLQSEASRVCEQANGMEHEKVQEVNDCESEEGRGVSAAGARAAAVTAPDGGWGWVVLVATIMVLALTLAFPSCVGIFYVDLQNEFNASNSQTSWVPSIMTSVLHAGGPFCSVLVERLGCRATVILGGVLSGVGMAASSFTQSITQLYITAGIITGLGFCFSFQPAVTILGHYFVRRRVFANAMSSTGTALGLCALPILGNYLHTEFGWRGSFLILGAVLLNCCVCGAVMRPLQPFKHRGQPLMNHGPHPPEKEHVRKDNMRARTCRRICSSLVASLSKHMAFDQFCNNRRYCVYSIGITWMMLGFVVPLVYLVPYATANDMGQDQAALLLSILGIVNIVVRPPVGIIFNMPWFKGRHVYIFASALIVNGLSNSICCIGPSFSVLLTYVVTYGLSMSVVGSLMFTVLMDTVEMSRFPSALGLLAIMESITLLIGPPLAGILVDRTGLYYHVFFACSAVVASSAVFLIVSFYWLDKKDRKALKQGQPSALPDPARPTVDVAPDCQYSSLSIDGDKEKTSANGVENNTSI